One Melospiza melodia melodia isolate bMelMel2 chromosome 1, bMelMel2.pri, whole genome shotgun sequence genomic window carries:
- the OTULIN gene encoding ubiquitin thioesterase otulin isoform X2 encodes MKHKNEVGVASEELGSANAPADQTEQTTSEIRQDCVYRSSGRPEKTDMIKSLVMDQDASRNCELYLPGSGNRSAVESFEESEEDMYRDEEEIEREKILLSETNSSEYKLSVSPEMDIMEYCMKEWRGNTPAAKRMRKGYEAVAQKFASIRRIRGDNYCAFRATLFQILSQATQLPRWLQSEDFTMLPENLLSKYDWIKQWQLRQKPGKRMGEIRDEIKEYLILLRQKWKNISEIKGPLEKQEACDKLFKNEEEEYSLYEALKFLMLNTAIELYNADKSGKRVPVFSWLLFARDTSSNPCQLMQNHLNHIGHSGGLEQVEMFLLAYALQYTIQVYRLYKHSTDEFITLYPNDPEEDWPVVTLITEDDRHYNIPVRMCQETML; translated from the exons ATGAAGCATAAAAATGAAGTTGGTGTTGCTTCTGAGGAACTTGGCTCAGCAAATGCACCTGCAGACCAGACAGAGCAAACTACGTCAGAAATAAGACAAGACTGTGTATACAGAAGTAGTGGGAGACCTGAGAAGACAGATATGATTAAATCTCTTGTGATGGATCAGGATGCATCCAGAAACTGTGAGCTTTATCTCCCTGGGTCTGGTAATCGTTCAGCAGTGGAGTCATTTGAGGAGAG TGAGGAGGACATGTACCGTGATGAAGAAGAAATAGAGAGAGAGAAGATACTACTTAGTGAAACAAACTCATCAG AATATAAATTAAGTGTTTCACCTGAAATGGACATCATGGAGTATTGCATGAAGGAATGGAGAGGAAATACACCAGCAGCAAAAAGGATGAGAAAG GGATATGAAGCAGTTGCCCAGAAGTTTGCATCTATAAGGAGAATACGAGGTGATAACTATTGTGCTTTCAGAGCAACTCTTTTCCAGATATTAAGCCAAGCTACCCAGTTACCAAGGTGGCTGCAGAGTGAGGATTTTACTATG CTTCCTGAAAACTTGCTGAGCAAGTATGACTGGATCAAGCAGTGGCAGCTCAGACAGAAACCTGGCAAGAGGATGGGAGAAATAAGGGATGAAATAAAAGAGTATTTAATACTTCTAAGGCAAAAG tggAAGAATATAAGTGAAATAAAGGGTCCTCTTGAGAAACAAGAAGCTTGTGATAAATTGTTTAAGAATGAAGAGGAGGAGTACAGTCTTTATGAAGCGCTGAAATTTTTGATGCTTAACACTGCCATTGAATTATACAATGCTGATAAAAGTGGAAAGAGAGTGCCTGTCTTCTCCTGGCTCCTGTTTGCACGGGATACATCCAGCAACCCTTGTCAGTTAATGCAGAATCACTTGAATCATATAGGTCACAGCGGAGGCCTTGAACAA GTGGAGATGTTTCTCCTTGCTTATGCCCTGCAGTACACCATCCAAGTGTACCGCCTCTATAAGCACAGCACTGATGAGTTCATCACACTTTACCCCAATGACCCGGAGGAGGACTGGCCTGTGGTGACTCTCATAACAGAAGATGACAGACACTATAATATTCCAGTCAGAATGTGCCAAGAGACAATGCTGTGA
- the OTULIN gene encoding ubiquitin thioesterase otulin isoform X1: protein MSGERRRPGRAPRPPLGPGTAAAAGARRDVPASRCRAGRSAAESQDNLQRWVTEPTGLSAGAEEKIESVPTQLMKHKNEVGVASEELGSANAPADQTEQTTSEIRQDCVYRSSGRPEKTDMIKSLVMDQDASRNCELYLPGSGNRSAVESFEESEEDMYRDEEEIEREKILLSETNSSEYKLSVSPEMDIMEYCMKEWRGNTPAAKRMRKGYEAVAQKFASIRRIRGDNYCAFRATLFQILSQATQLPRWLQSEDFTMLPENLLSKYDWIKQWQLRQKPGKRMGEIRDEIKEYLILLRQKWKNISEIKGPLEKQEACDKLFKNEEEEYSLYEALKFLMLNTAIELYNADKSGKRVPVFSWLLFARDTSSNPCQLMQNHLNHIGHSGGLEQVEMFLLAYALQYTIQVYRLYKHSTDEFITLYPNDPEEDWPVVTLITEDDRHYNIPVRMCQETML from the exons ATGAGCGGcgagcggcggcggccgggccgagCCCCGCGCCCTCCCCTCGGGCCGGGCACGGCGGCGGCCGCCGGGGCTCGGCGGGACGTGCCGGCTTCGCGGTGCCGGGCGGGACGGAGCGCGGCGGAAAG CCAGGATAATCTTCAAAGATGGGTGACAGAACCAACTGGCCTTTCTGCAGGTGCAGAAGAGAAAATAGAGAGTGTTCCCACACAGCTGATGAAGCATAAAAATGAAGTTGGTGTTGCTTCTGAGGAACTTGGCTCAGCAAATGCACCTGCAGACCAGACAGAGCAAACTACGTCAGAAATAAGACAAGACTGTGTATACAGAAGTAGTGGGAGACCTGAGAAGACAGATATGATTAAATCTCTTGTGATGGATCAGGATGCATCCAGAAACTGTGAGCTTTATCTCCCTGGGTCTGGTAATCGTTCAGCAGTGGAGTCATTTGAGGAGAG TGAGGAGGACATGTACCGTGATGAAGAAGAAATAGAGAGAGAGAAGATACTACTTAGTGAAACAAACTCATCAG AATATAAATTAAGTGTTTCACCTGAAATGGACATCATGGAGTATTGCATGAAGGAATGGAGAGGAAATACACCAGCAGCAAAAAGGATGAGAAAG GGATATGAAGCAGTTGCCCAGAAGTTTGCATCTATAAGGAGAATACGAGGTGATAACTATTGTGCTTTCAGAGCAACTCTTTTCCAGATATTAAGCCAAGCTACCCAGTTACCAAGGTGGCTGCAGAGTGAGGATTTTACTATG CTTCCTGAAAACTTGCTGAGCAAGTATGACTGGATCAAGCAGTGGCAGCTCAGACAGAAACCTGGCAAGAGGATGGGAGAAATAAGGGATGAAATAAAAGAGTATTTAATACTTCTAAGGCAAAAG tggAAGAATATAAGTGAAATAAAGGGTCCTCTTGAGAAACAAGAAGCTTGTGATAAATTGTTTAAGAATGAAGAGGAGGAGTACAGTCTTTATGAAGCGCTGAAATTTTTGATGCTTAACACTGCCATTGAATTATACAATGCTGATAAAAGTGGAAAGAGAGTGCCTGTCTTCTCCTGGCTCCTGTTTGCACGGGATACATCCAGCAACCCTTGTCAGTTAATGCAGAATCACTTGAATCATATAGGTCACAGCGGAGGCCTTGAACAA GTGGAGATGTTTCTCCTTGCTTATGCCCTGCAGTACACCATCCAAGTGTACCGCCTCTATAAGCACAGCACTGATGAGTTCATCACACTTTACCCCAATGACCCGGAGGAGGACTGGCCTGTGGTGACTCTCATAACAGAAGATGACAGACACTATAATATTCCAGTCAGAATGTGCCAAGAGACAATGCTGTGA